From one Triticum urartu cultivar G1812 chromosome 3, Tu2.1, whole genome shotgun sequence genomic stretch:
- the LOC125547694 gene encoding CSC1-like protein At3g54510, with product MDAEGLLASAAINLGLALVALSLFSMLKKQPGNAPVYLPRRMAGAAGSGWVLPLGTGRLTPSFRWIRAAFRLSDDDVLRRHGLDALAVIRLFKLGINCFSVCSIVGVLILAPVNYTSAGPSGTKRPNSMEIFTVSNVPKGSDRLWVHFSCLCFISFYVVYLLHKEYKEMSRKRIEHLKHHRKRPDQFTILVQGIPVCADHGIYGCNVDHFFSKHYQTYQSYQILHDNGNIESLQKLASSLEKQIERKRDTRRCNFWQWIWFKFTSGPLDARSQEQKLKEVHHSIRILQCKNMLKQKELPVAFVSFKSRLEAAQAAETQQHVNPLSLVTRYAPEPTETIWSNLAIPFYRLAVYKLGVFIAAFLLTVFFTIPITAVQGIVQFEKIEKWFPPARAVQLIPGLSSVVTGYLPSMILNGFIYLIPFAMLGMASFEGCISRSRTEIKACNMVFYFLLGNVFFLSILSGSLLHQIGESFTHPKDIPSRLASAVSAQSDFFITYILTNGMSGFSFEVLQFGLLTWHFLKAHTVGHSDEPYLYGFPYYRVVPIASLAVLIGMVYAVVSPLLLPILVIYFLLGYAVFINQMEDVYDITYDTCGQYWPTIHHYIFLAVTLMQTTMIGLFGLKSKPGASIATIPLLVLNIMFNEYCKVRFLPTFQCRPIQICKDNDDLDKTEGEAECSSEHAVRAYTPPWMRPTGSSPESSSVQPLVRCLI from the exons ATGGACGCGGAGGGGCTGCTAGCGTCGGCGGCGATCAACCTGGGGCTGGCGCTGGTGGCGCTCTCGCTCTTCTCCATGCTCAAGAAGCAGCCCGGGAACGCGCCCGTCTACCTGCCGCGGCGGATGGCGGGGGCCGCCGGCTCCGGCTGGGTGCTGCCCCTCGGCACCGGGCGGCTGACCCCGTCCTTCCGCTGGATCCGCGCCGCCTTCCGGCTCTCCGACGACGACGTGCTGCGGCGCCACGGCCTCGACGCCCTCGCCGTCATCCGCCTCTTCAAGCTCGG GATCAATTGTTTCAGCGTCTGCTCGATTGTCGGAGTGTTGATCCTTGCGCCGGTGAATTACACAAGTGCAGGTCCGTCGGGCACCAAGAGGCCGAATTCCATGGAGATTTTCACCGTGTCCAACGTGCCCAAGGGCTCTGACAG GCTCTGGGTGCATTTTTCATGCCTGTGCTTCATATCCTTTTATGTGGTGTATTTGCTTCACAAG GAGTACAAAGAGATGTCCCGCAAAAGAATTGAACACTTGAAGCATCACCGGAAGAGACCTGATCAGTTCACCATTTTAGTTCAAGGAATTCCAGTGTGCGCAGATCATGGAATTTATGGGTGTAATGTTGATCATTTCTTCTCAAAGCACTACCAGACGTACCAATCATATCAAATACTGCATGACAATGGAAACATCGAGTCATTACAG AAGCTGGCATCTTCACTTGAAAAACAGATAGAGAGGAAAAGGGATACCCGAAGATGCAACTTTTGGCAGTGGATCTGGTTTAAGTTCACATCAGGGCCACTAGATGCTCGCAGCCAGGAACAAAAACTGAAGGAAGTGCACCACTCTATCCGAATCCTGCAGTGCAAAAATATGCTCAAACAAAAG GAGTTACCAGTTGCTTTTGTCTCATTCAAGTCCCGGTTGGAGGCTGCCCAAGCTGCTGAAACGCAACAGCACGTCAATCCGCTGTCACTGGTTACACGTTATGCTCCTGAGCCAACTGAGACAATATGGTCAAATCTGGCTATTCCTTTCTACCGTCTTGCTGTATACAAGCTTGGAGTCTTCATTGCTGCATTTTTACTAACAGTGTTCTTCACCATCCCCATCACAGCCGTGCAAGGGATAGTGCAATTTGAGAAGATTGAGAAATGGTTCCCACCGGCCAGAGCTGTGCAACTTAT ACCAGGTTTGAGTTCCGTTGTAACTGGATATCTTCCAAGCATGATTTTGAATGGATTTATCTACTTGATTCCGTTCGCAATGCTCGGTATGGCTTCGTTTGAAGGCTGCATTTCAAGAAGTCGAACGGAAATCAAGGCGTGCAACATGGTCTTCTACTTCTTGCTAGGAAATGTTTTCTTCCTGAGTATTCTTTCAGGATCTCTGCTCCATCAGATAGGAGAATCCTTTACGCACCCTAAAGATATTCCTAGCCGTCTAGCAAGTGCTGTTTCTGCACAG TCAGATTTCTTCATCACATATATCTTGACCAATGGCATGTCAGGCTTTTCCTTTGAGGTTCTTCAGTTTGGTTTGCTAACATGGCACTTCTTGAAGGCGCATACTGTTGGACATAGTGATGAGCCATATCTGTATGGCTTCCCTTACTACAGAGTTGTGCCCATTGCTTCCCTTGCAGTATTGATTGGAATGGTGTATGCTGTTGTTTCACCTCTTTTGCTTCCGATTCTTGTGATCTACTTTTTACTCGGTTATGCCGTGTTCATCAACCAG ATGGAAGACGTATACGATATCACATACGACACCTGTGGGCAATATTGGCCCACTATTCACCACTACATCTTCCTCGCGGTCACGCTCATGCAAACTACAATGATAGGCTTGTTCGGCCTGAAGTCGAAGCCGGGAGCTTCAATCGCCACCATCCCCTTGCTTGTGTTGAACATCATGTTCAACGAGTACTGCAAGGTCCGGTTCCTTCCGACTTTCCAATGCCGGCCGATCCAG ATCTGCAAGGACAACGATGACCTTGATAAAACCGAGGGGGAGGCAGAATGCAGCTCGGAACATGCTGTCAGGGCGTACACGCCGCCGTGGATGCGTCCGACAGGGTCCTCCCCAGAATCTAGCTCGGTGCAGCCTTTAGTCCGTTGTTTGATATAA